The following coding sequences lie in one Carassius carassius chromosome 1, fCarCar2.1, whole genome shotgun sequence genomic window:
- the LOC132150661 gene encoding GATOR complex protein NPRL3-like isoform X1: MFQKRIRMYKQWSEDINADAELMWKQSESSLQPNGEKTSPISVILVSSGSRGNKLLFRYPFQRVSENTSSATSKQRSPYVLNTSGDSIEDQDGDSSEQTPLTDEQLVEGFSDIILATILATKSDMCGKKFELKIDNVRFVGHPTLLQPPHTIQVSKTDPSPKRDLPTMILFSVVFALRANADASVINCMHNLSRRIAIALQHEERRCQYLTREAKLMLAVQDEVTTMTETDSTPQSPFRQILPKCKLARDLKEAYDSLCTTGVVRLHVNNWLEVSFCLPHKIHHVGGKHIPPEALERSLKAIRPYHALLLLDNEKALLAQLPLDCSPALVRLIKTCSAVKNLQQLAQDTDLALLQVFQIAAHLVYWGKAIIIYPLCENNVYMLSPHANICIYSPLAEQFALQFPGHDLPSMLAKFSLPVSLSEFRNPLDAPVHEAQLIQMVVWMLQHRLLFQLHTYVCMLVPPIEEEPGLREEEPPLVTRVTGRSLSTPSALSFGSPTSSDDMTLTSPSMDNSSAELQTGGDSPLNKRMTETLLASLTEHERQTILRVPAAQNPEDLRLFARLLHYFRGHHHLEEIMYNENMRRSQLKTLYDKFRSVLVITNHEDPIISLFQCPPD, encoded by the exons ATGTTTCA AAAACGCATCAGGATGTACAAGCAGTGGTCTGAAGATATAAATGCAGATGCTGAGCTGATGTGGAAACAGTCTGAATCCAGCCTGCAGCCAAATGGAGAAAAGACAAGTCCCATAAGTGTTATACTAGTGAGCTCTGGCAGTAGAGGAAATAAACTGCTCTTCCGATACCCGTTTCAGAGGGTATCTGAAAACACTTCATCAGCAACAT CAAAACAGCGGAGTCCGTATGTCTTGAATACCTCAGGTGACTCTATAGAGGACCAGGATGGTGATTCAAG TGAACAAACTCCACTAACTGATGAACAGTTGGTAGAAGG gttttctgataTTATTCTTGCCACCATCCTGGCCACCAAGTCTGATATGTGCGGCAAGAAGTTTGAACTAAAAATAGACAATGTGCGCTTCGTCGGACATCCAACCTTATTACAGCCTCCACATACAATTCAG GTCTCCAAAACTGACCCCTCGCCCAAAAGAGATCTTCCCACCATGATCCTGTTCAGTGTCGTTTTTGCATTAAGG GCCAATGCAGACGCCTCGGTCATCAACTGCATGCATAACCTGTCCCGTCGCATCGCCATCGCCCTGCAGCACGAGGAGCGCAGGTGTCAGTACCTCACCAGAGAGGCCAAGCTCATGCTGGCAGTGCAGGACGAGGTCACCACCATGACCGAGA CGGACAGCACTCCACAGTCGCCGTTTCGCCAAATCCTTCCCAAGTGTAAATTAGCAAGAGACCTAAAAGAGGCTTATGACAG CCTCTGCACAACTGGAGTTGTCCGGCTTCACGTTAATAACTGGCTTGAGGTCAGTTTCTGCCTGCCACACAAAATCCACCATGTGGGAGGGAAACACATCCCACCAGAAGCTCTTGAGCGCAGCCTAAAGGCCATTCG GCCGTATCACGCACTGCTGCTGCTGGACAATGAGAAGGCCTTGCTAGCTCAGCTCCCTCTGGACTGCTCTCCTGCTCTAGTGCGGCTCATCAAAACCTGCTCAGCCGTCAAGAACCTGCAGCAGCTGGCCCAGGACACTGACCTGGCGCTCCTGCAG GTCTTCCAGATAGCTGCTCATTTGGTATACTGGGGTAAAGCTATCATTATCTATCCTCTCTGTGAGAACAACGTGTATATGCTGTCTCCCCACGCAAACATCTGCAT CTACTCTCCTCTGGCTGAGCAGTTTGCCCTCCAATTTCCCGGTCATGACCTGCCCTCGATGTTAGCAAAGTTCTCACTTCCTGTGTCTCTGTCTGAGTTCAGGAATCCACTGGATGCCCCTGTGCATGAG GCCCAGCTCATTCAGATGGTGGTCTGGATGCTGCAGCACCGGCTGCTGTTTCAGCTCCACACGTATGTTTGTATGCTGGTCCCACCCATTGAGGAGGAGCCTGGTCTTCGGGAGGAGGAGCCACCCCTAGTCACACGTGTTACAGGCCGGAGTCTGAGCACACCCAGCGCCCTCAGTTTCGGCTCTCCCA CAAGTAGCGATGACATGACCCTCACGAGTCCCAGTATGGATAACTCCAGTGCTGAGCTCCAGACGGGAGGAGACTCTCCTCTCAATAAAAGAATGACAGAAACGCTCCTGGCCAGCCTGACTGAACATGAGCGGCAGACCATCCTCCGTGTCCCAGCAGCGCAGAACCCAGAGGACCTGCGCTTGTTCGCCAG
- the LOC132150661 gene encoding GATOR complex protein NPRL3-like isoform X2: MYKQWSEDINADAELMWKQSESSLQPNGEKTSPISVILVSSGSRGNKLLFRYPFQRVSENTSSATSKQRSPYVLNTSGDSIEDQDGDSSEQTPLTDEQLVEGFSDIILATILATKSDMCGKKFELKIDNVRFVGHPTLLQPPHTIQVSKTDPSPKRDLPTMILFSVVFALRANADASVINCMHNLSRRIAIALQHEERRCQYLTREAKLMLAVQDEVTTMTETDSTPQSPFRQILPKCKLARDLKEAYDSLCTTGVVRLHVNNWLEVSFCLPHKIHHVGGKHIPPEALERSLKAIRPYHALLLLDNEKALLAQLPLDCSPALVRLIKTCSAVKNLQQLAQDTDLALLQVFQIAAHLVYWGKAIIIYPLCENNVYMLSPHANICIYSPLAEQFALQFPGHDLPSMLAKFSLPVSLSEFRNPLDAPVHEAQLIQMVVWMLQHRLLFQLHTYVCMLVPPIEEEPGLREEEPPLVTRVTGRSLSTPSALSFGSPTSSDDMTLTSPSMDNSSAELQTGGDSPLNKRMTETLLASLTEHERQTILRVPAAQNPEDLRLFARLLHYFRGHHHLEEIMYNENMRRSQLKTLYDKFRSVLVITNHEDPIISLFQCPPD, translated from the exons ATGTACAAGCAGTGGTCTGAAGATATAAATGCAGATGCTGAGCTGATGTGGAAACAGTCTGAATCCAGCCTGCAGCCAAATGGAGAAAAGACAAGTCCCATAAGTGTTATACTAGTGAGCTCTGGCAGTAGAGGAAATAAACTGCTCTTCCGATACCCGTTTCAGAGGGTATCTGAAAACACTTCATCAGCAACAT CAAAACAGCGGAGTCCGTATGTCTTGAATACCTCAGGTGACTCTATAGAGGACCAGGATGGTGATTCAAG TGAACAAACTCCACTAACTGATGAACAGTTGGTAGAAGG gttttctgataTTATTCTTGCCACCATCCTGGCCACCAAGTCTGATATGTGCGGCAAGAAGTTTGAACTAAAAATAGACAATGTGCGCTTCGTCGGACATCCAACCTTATTACAGCCTCCACATACAATTCAG GTCTCCAAAACTGACCCCTCGCCCAAAAGAGATCTTCCCACCATGATCCTGTTCAGTGTCGTTTTTGCATTAAGG GCCAATGCAGACGCCTCGGTCATCAACTGCATGCATAACCTGTCCCGTCGCATCGCCATCGCCCTGCAGCACGAGGAGCGCAGGTGTCAGTACCTCACCAGAGAGGCCAAGCTCATGCTGGCAGTGCAGGACGAGGTCACCACCATGACCGAGA CGGACAGCACTCCACAGTCGCCGTTTCGCCAAATCCTTCCCAAGTGTAAATTAGCAAGAGACCTAAAAGAGGCTTATGACAG CCTCTGCACAACTGGAGTTGTCCGGCTTCACGTTAATAACTGGCTTGAGGTCAGTTTCTGCCTGCCACACAAAATCCACCATGTGGGAGGGAAACACATCCCACCAGAAGCTCTTGAGCGCAGCCTAAAGGCCATTCG GCCGTATCACGCACTGCTGCTGCTGGACAATGAGAAGGCCTTGCTAGCTCAGCTCCCTCTGGACTGCTCTCCTGCTCTAGTGCGGCTCATCAAAACCTGCTCAGCCGTCAAGAACCTGCAGCAGCTGGCCCAGGACACTGACCTGGCGCTCCTGCAG GTCTTCCAGATAGCTGCTCATTTGGTATACTGGGGTAAAGCTATCATTATCTATCCTCTCTGTGAGAACAACGTGTATATGCTGTCTCCCCACGCAAACATCTGCAT CTACTCTCCTCTGGCTGAGCAGTTTGCCCTCCAATTTCCCGGTCATGACCTGCCCTCGATGTTAGCAAAGTTCTCACTTCCTGTGTCTCTGTCTGAGTTCAGGAATCCACTGGATGCCCCTGTGCATGAG GCCCAGCTCATTCAGATGGTGGTCTGGATGCTGCAGCACCGGCTGCTGTTTCAGCTCCACACGTATGTTTGTATGCTGGTCCCACCCATTGAGGAGGAGCCTGGTCTTCGGGAGGAGGAGCCACCCCTAGTCACACGTGTTACAGGCCGGAGTCTGAGCACACCCAGCGCCCTCAGTTTCGGCTCTCCCA CAAGTAGCGATGACATGACCCTCACGAGTCCCAGTATGGATAACTCCAGTGCTGAGCTCCAGACGGGAGGAGACTCTCCTCTCAATAAAAGAATGACAGAAACGCTCCTGGCCAGCCTGACTGAACATGAGCGGCAGACCATCCTCCGTGTCCCAGCAGCGCAGAACCCAGAGGACCTGCGCTTGTTCGCCAG
- the hbba2 gene encoding hemoglobin, beta adult 2, whose protein sequence is MVEWSDSERNTIASVWGKINVDKIGPQTLARVLIVYPWTQRYFGSFGNLSSASAVLGNLKVANHGKTVLNALDKAVKNLDGIKGTYSELSQLHCNTLNVDPDNFRLLADCLTIVVATSFGSEFNPAVQAT, encoded by the exons ATGGTGGAGTGGTCGGATTCCGAGCGCAACACTATTGCGAGTGTCTGGGGCAAAATCAACGTCGATAAAATCGGACCCCAGACTCTGGCAAG AGTGCTGATTGTATATCCCTGGACACAGAGGTATTTCGGTTCCTTTGGAAACCTTTCCAGCGCGTCTGCAGTTCTGGGCAATCTCAAGGTGGCAAACCATGGGAAAACCGTGTTAAATGCATTAGACAAAGCCGTGAAGAACTTGGATGGCATCAAAGGCACTTACTCTGAGCTCAGCCAGCTGCACTGCAACACACTCAACGTTGATCCAGACAACTTCAGG CTGTTGGCCGACTGTCTCACCATTGTCGTTGCGACTTCATTTGGATCCGAGTTCAACCCCGCTGTTCAGGCCACCTAG
- the LOC132150661 gene encoding GATOR complex protein NPRL3-like isoform X3, which produces MFQKRIRMYKQWSEDINADAELMWKQSESSLQPNGEKTSPISVILVSSGSRGNKLLFRYPFQRVSENTSSATSKQRSPYVLNTSGDSIEDQDGDSRFSDIILATILATKSDMCGKKFELKIDNVRFVGHPTLLQPPHTIQVSKTDPSPKRDLPTMILFSVVFALRANADASVINCMHNLSRRIAIALQHEERRCQYLTREAKLMLAVQDEVTTMTETDSTPQSPFRQILPKCKLARDLKEAYDSLCTTGVVRLHVNNWLEVSFCLPHKIHHVGGKHIPPEALERSLKAIRPYHALLLLDNEKALLAQLPLDCSPALVRLIKTCSAVKNLQQLAQDTDLALLQVFQIAAHLVYWGKAIIIYPLCENNVYMLSPHANICIYSPLAEQFALQFPGHDLPSMLAKFSLPVSLSEFRNPLDAPVHEAQLIQMVVWMLQHRLLFQLHTYVCMLVPPIEEEPGLREEEPPLVTRVTGRSLSTPSALSFGSPTSSDDMTLTSPSMDNSSAELQTGGDSPLNKRMTETLLASLTEHERQTILRVPAAQNPEDLRLFARLLHYFRGHHHLEEIMYNENMRRSQLKTLYDKFRSVLVITNHEDPIISLFQCPPD; this is translated from the exons ATGTTTCA AAAACGCATCAGGATGTACAAGCAGTGGTCTGAAGATATAAATGCAGATGCTGAGCTGATGTGGAAACAGTCTGAATCCAGCCTGCAGCCAAATGGAGAAAAGACAAGTCCCATAAGTGTTATACTAGTGAGCTCTGGCAGTAGAGGAAATAAACTGCTCTTCCGATACCCGTTTCAGAGGGTATCTGAAAACACTTCATCAGCAACAT CAAAACAGCGGAGTCCGTATGTCTTGAATACCTCAGGTGACTCTATAGAGGACCAGGATGGTGATTCAAG gttttctgataTTATTCTTGCCACCATCCTGGCCACCAAGTCTGATATGTGCGGCAAGAAGTTTGAACTAAAAATAGACAATGTGCGCTTCGTCGGACATCCAACCTTATTACAGCCTCCACATACAATTCAG GTCTCCAAAACTGACCCCTCGCCCAAAAGAGATCTTCCCACCATGATCCTGTTCAGTGTCGTTTTTGCATTAAGG GCCAATGCAGACGCCTCGGTCATCAACTGCATGCATAACCTGTCCCGTCGCATCGCCATCGCCCTGCAGCACGAGGAGCGCAGGTGTCAGTACCTCACCAGAGAGGCCAAGCTCATGCTGGCAGTGCAGGACGAGGTCACCACCATGACCGAGA CGGACAGCACTCCACAGTCGCCGTTTCGCCAAATCCTTCCCAAGTGTAAATTAGCAAGAGACCTAAAAGAGGCTTATGACAG CCTCTGCACAACTGGAGTTGTCCGGCTTCACGTTAATAACTGGCTTGAGGTCAGTTTCTGCCTGCCACACAAAATCCACCATGTGGGAGGGAAACACATCCCACCAGAAGCTCTTGAGCGCAGCCTAAAGGCCATTCG GCCGTATCACGCACTGCTGCTGCTGGACAATGAGAAGGCCTTGCTAGCTCAGCTCCCTCTGGACTGCTCTCCTGCTCTAGTGCGGCTCATCAAAACCTGCTCAGCCGTCAAGAACCTGCAGCAGCTGGCCCAGGACACTGACCTGGCGCTCCTGCAG GTCTTCCAGATAGCTGCTCATTTGGTATACTGGGGTAAAGCTATCATTATCTATCCTCTCTGTGAGAACAACGTGTATATGCTGTCTCCCCACGCAAACATCTGCAT CTACTCTCCTCTGGCTGAGCAGTTTGCCCTCCAATTTCCCGGTCATGACCTGCCCTCGATGTTAGCAAAGTTCTCACTTCCTGTGTCTCTGTCTGAGTTCAGGAATCCACTGGATGCCCCTGTGCATGAG GCCCAGCTCATTCAGATGGTGGTCTGGATGCTGCAGCACCGGCTGCTGTTTCAGCTCCACACGTATGTTTGTATGCTGGTCCCACCCATTGAGGAGGAGCCTGGTCTTCGGGAGGAGGAGCCACCCCTAGTCACACGTGTTACAGGCCGGAGTCTGAGCACACCCAGCGCCCTCAGTTTCGGCTCTCCCA CAAGTAGCGATGACATGACCCTCACGAGTCCCAGTATGGATAACTCCAGTGCTGAGCTCCAGACGGGAGGAGACTCTCCTCTCAATAAAAGAATGACAGAAACGCTCCTGGCCAGCCTGACTGAACATGAGCGGCAGACCATCCTCCGTGTCCCAGCAGCGCAGAACCCAGAGGACCTGCGCTTGTTCGCCAG
- the LOC132150661 gene encoding GATOR complex protein NPRL3-like isoform X4 yields the protein MCVFSFIKAKQRSPYVLNTSGDSIEDQDGDSSEQTPLTDEQLVEGFSDIILATILATKSDMCGKKFELKIDNVRFVGHPTLLQPPHTIQVSKTDPSPKRDLPTMILFSVVFALRANADASVINCMHNLSRRIAIALQHEERRCQYLTREAKLMLAVQDEVTTMTETDSTPQSPFRQILPKCKLARDLKEAYDSLCTTGVVRLHVNNWLEVSFCLPHKIHHVGGKHIPPEALERSLKAIRPYHALLLLDNEKALLAQLPLDCSPALVRLIKTCSAVKNLQQLAQDTDLALLQVFQIAAHLVYWGKAIIIYPLCENNVYMLSPHANICIYSPLAEQFALQFPGHDLPSMLAKFSLPVSLSEFRNPLDAPVHEAQLIQMVVWMLQHRLLFQLHTYVCMLVPPIEEEPGLREEEPPLVTRVTGRSLSTPSALSFGSPTSSDDMTLTSPSMDNSSAELQTGGDSPLNKRMTETLLASLTEHERQTILRVPAAQNPEDLRLFARLLHYFRGHHHLEEIMYNENMRRSQLKTLYDKFRSVLVITNHEDPIISLFQCPPD from the exons AT GTGTGTATTCTCTTTCATCAAAGCAAAACAGCGGAGTCCGTATGTCTTGAATACCTCAGGTGACTCTATAGAGGACCAGGATGGTGATTCAAG TGAACAAACTCCACTAACTGATGAACAGTTGGTAGAAGG gttttctgataTTATTCTTGCCACCATCCTGGCCACCAAGTCTGATATGTGCGGCAAGAAGTTTGAACTAAAAATAGACAATGTGCGCTTCGTCGGACATCCAACCTTATTACAGCCTCCACATACAATTCAG GTCTCCAAAACTGACCCCTCGCCCAAAAGAGATCTTCCCACCATGATCCTGTTCAGTGTCGTTTTTGCATTAAGG GCCAATGCAGACGCCTCGGTCATCAACTGCATGCATAACCTGTCCCGTCGCATCGCCATCGCCCTGCAGCACGAGGAGCGCAGGTGTCAGTACCTCACCAGAGAGGCCAAGCTCATGCTGGCAGTGCAGGACGAGGTCACCACCATGACCGAGA CGGACAGCACTCCACAGTCGCCGTTTCGCCAAATCCTTCCCAAGTGTAAATTAGCAAGAGACCTAAAAGAGGCTTATGACAG CCTCTGCACAACTGGAGTTGTCCGGCTTCACGTTAATAACTGGCTTGAGGTCAGTTTCTGCCTGCCACACAAAATCCACCATGTGGGAGGGAAACACATCCCACCAGAAGCTCTTGAGCGCAGCCTAAAGGCCATTCG GCCGTATCACGCACTGCTGCTGCTGGACAATGAGAAGGCCTTGCTAGCTCAGCTCCCTCTGGACTGCTCTCCTGCTCTAGTGCGGCTCATCAAAACCTGCTCAGCCGTCAAGAACCTGCAGCAGCTGGCCCAGGACACTGACCTGGCGCTCCTGCAG GTCTTCCAGATAGCTGCTCATTTGGTATACTGGGGTAAAGCTATCATTATCTATCCTCTCTGTGAGAACAACGTGTATATGCTGTCTCCCCACGCAAACATCTGCAT CTACTCTCCTCTGGCTGAGCAGTTTGCCCTCCAATTTCCCGGTCATGACCTGCCCTCGATGTTAGCAAAGTTCTCACTTCCTGTGTCTCTGTCTGAGTTCAGGAATCCACTGGATGCCCCTGTGCATGAG GCCCAGCTCATTCAGATGGTGGTCTGGATGCTGCAGCACCGGCTGCTGTTTCAGCTCCACACGTATGTTTGTATGCTGGTCCCACCCATTGAGGAGGAGCCTGGTCTTCGGGAGGAGGAGCCACCCCTAGTCACACGTGTTACAGGCCGGAGTCTGAGCACACCCAGCGCCCTCAGTTTCGGCTCTCCCA CAAGTAGCGATGACATGACCCTCACGAGTCCCAGTATGGATAACTCCAGTGCTGAGCTCCAGACGGGAGGAGACTCTCCTCTCAATAAAAGAATGACAGAAACGCTCCTGGCCAGCCTGACTGAACATGAGCGGCAGACCATCCTCCGTGTCCCAGCAGCGCAGAACCCAGAGGACCTGCGCTTGTTCGCCAG